A single region of the Globicephala melas chromosome 12, mGloMel1.2, whole genome shotgun sequence genome encodes:
- the FIGLA gene encoding factor in the germline alpha — translation MDAAPALLRAPPAEVLEDVLREQFGPLPQLAAVCRLKRLPSGGYSSTEDLQLVLERRRVANAKERERIKNLNRGFAKLKTLVPFLPQSRKPSKVDILKGAAEYIQVLSDVLEGAKDSEKQDPDHQNCSNNTSEPHMSLARELSRNIPHAGCAVGLKNEEEGSWADGGNGELAHTCRQGAMSTMGVISPARSLDRFPEVELSHR, via the exons ATGGACGCCGCGCCGGCGCTCCTGAGGGCCCCACCGGCCGAGGTGCTGGAAGACGTGCTGCGGGAGCAGTTCGGGCCGTTGCCCCAGTTGGCCGCCGTCTGCCGGCTCAAGCGGCTGCCGTCGGGCGGCTACTCGTCCACGGAGGACCTGCAGTTGGTGCTGGAGCGGCGGCGCGTGGCCAACGCCAAGGAGCGCGAGCGG ATAAAAAATCTCAACCGTGGTTTTGCCAAACTGAAGACGCTGGTGCCATTTCTTCCCCAAAGCAGGAAGCCTAGCAAAGTTGATATCCTCAAAGGTGCAGCTGAATACATACAAGTTCTCAGTGATGTTTTGGAAGGAGCCAAAGACTCTGAG AAACAAGACCCAGATCATCAGAACTGTAGCAACAATACTTCTGAACCACATATGTCCTTGGCTAGAGAGCTATCGAGAAATATACCACACGCCGGTTGTGCTGTGGGCTTGAAGAATGAGGAGGAAGGGTCCTGGGCAGATGGCGGCAATGGTGAGTTGGCACACACTTGTCGCCAGGGGGCGATGTCTACAATGGGAGTTATCTCTCCAGCCAGGAGTCTG